CACCTGTTCCTCCCTCAGCACACATCGCCATGGGCCACTCGTCACGATCCTTACCTTTTTTGACCGGAACACCCTTAAGTGATAGATCCCGATTGCCTTCCGCTCCATTACGATTAATGGTGCATACATCCGAATGCCCTGCCTTGATAGCAGCTTTAATATGTTTGGCTGTTTCGGGATAACGCTCTGAAGGGAACGTAATGGTATGGTCTACACTCTTATTAGTCCCACCGAATGGATTAGGTATCTCCTCGGGCCATTCTCCCCCAGCCCAGGCGTAGAGGGCTACCAGCAGCATTGCTACCAGCGTCAGTACCTGCTTTTTGAAACCTTGTTTGCCTTTACGCTTTCTTCTTGTGCGTCTCTTACTCATGCTGTGTCTCCCCCATTCAACACTTGCATTATAACAGAACGCCCGTTCGTAAAACAATCCAATACAATAAAAAAACAGCCGAGACCGCCCGGCTGTCCTGCTTGATTGATTATCCTACATTGGGAATGGCCTGTTGGCGCAGCAAGGGCAGTGTCACCTCAAACTGTGTGCCTTTCCCTTCTGTACTCTCCACCGAAATCTGACCATTCATCAGTTCCAGCAGTTCTTTGCAGATGGTCAGACCAAGACCACTTCCGCCAAATCGGCGCGCATGGGAGATGTCGGTCTGGGTAAATGCATCAAACAATTGTTCGATCTGATGCTGAGGAATGCCAATTCCCGTATCACGTACAGAGAATACCAATACAACGGTATCCATCAGTTGTTGCCTCACATCCACCTGTAACTGCACTTCACCTTGTTCAGTGAACTTGATCGCATTACTCAGCAAATTATCCAGTACCTGCCGAAGTCTTAGCGGATCACCGATAAGCACATCAGGAACATTCAAATCAGCATGACAGAGCAGACGTATTTGTTTATTCTGCGCCGCAGGTTCATGTGTCTTCACAATCTGTTGAATCAGCTTCAGAGGTTGAAACTCAATGTTTTCAACATCCATTTTGCCTCTGCCCAGTTTCGCCATATCCAGGCTATTGTTAATGATGTTCAGCAGCGCCTCACCTGATTGACGTGCAAGCTCCAGATATTCTGTCTGCTCATCCGTAGTTTCACCCATACTGGCAAGTTCGATCATGCCCATAATGCCGTTAAGCGGGGTACGAAGCTCGTGATTCAGCTTGCCGATGAATTCCAACTGCCCTCTGCTGTTCATCTCAGCCATGGAAGTTGCGAACTTCAACTGCTGTTCGGCATACTTCCGTTCTGAAATATCGTATTGAATGCCTACAAAATATAAACACTCTCCGGATTCATTAAAGATCGGATCAATATTCAGTTCGTTCCAGAACTTCTGACCACTTTTTGTATAATTTAAAATATCAATCTTAATGGATTGTTGTTTCTTTAATGCATCACGAATCTGCATTACCGTTTCGGGGTCTGTATCCTGCCCTTGCAAAAATCGGCAATTGTGTCCGACAGACTCTTCATACGTGTATCCTGTCAGTTGGGTAAAGTGTTCGTTTACATACATGAGCGGAAGCTCAGGCAAGGTAGCATCGACCACCGTCACGGAGGATTTCACTTTCGAGATGATAAATTCCCATTGTAATGAGAGTTGATTATGTTGGCTCATGCCTTCCTCCTTCATCTCACACACATTAATGTTTATATATTCTGCAATCGTACATTATAAGGAGAGAAAACTAACCAGTCGGAATGTGTTGATATTAAATCAATATATTTTAATTGTAACATAGTTATTCAAGTCATGTGGTTCTTGGGTAATAGTTGATAACTAACATTCCACAATAACCTAACTACTCACCAGGAGGAACATACATGAAATTTCTGTTAATTATCATCATTATTATTTTGATTGTAGTCTTTTTTACCAGACGCAAACGTTAAAATAAGATCCGTTATGTAAGTGAGAAAGGAAGATGGGTATGAGAACCCTCTTTTTTATATTCATGGTACTCTGTATCATCAATCTCTGTTTTCCAAAATTCGGCTGGTATCTGCGCTATGGCTGGATTTCCCAGGGTGAAGCCGAACCCAGCAGGCCTTATATGACTATGGTCAGAACGACCAGCCTGCTGATGTTGCTTATCGCCTTCACACTTGCTATGGCATGAACTATAGGCATTAGAAGATGACTGCCCTGTTGGGCAGTTTTTTGTGATGAAATGACGGGAAAATGATAACTTTGTTTGTGGTGCAATGATGACAATGCCCGTAGTATAGATATATCGTTTCGGAAAGGACATCATTGGCATGAACATCGCATTTTATCCGTACTGGGCCGCCAAAACGCTGCTCTCGCTTATTAATGTCATATATATCATGGTCATTACTACATTTATATACGGTCTCACTGGATCGGTACTCTCTGCTGCAATGTTTCCACTGATTCAGATCATTGCACGCATAATAGCAGGTCTCACTTTGCCATTACTTGTGAACCGTTTCCCATTCTCCAGACTATTGATCAGCATTTCCATAGCCAAAACATTAATCATGACCTGTATAGCCATTTCGTTGAATCACTTGATTTCACAACTGCCGCTTCTATTGCTCGGAGTGATTGTACTATCCTTCTTGGACGGATGGGAAACTCCGTTACTGAAGACTTTAACGCCACGATTGGTTCAAGGTGAAGACCTTATAAAAGCAAATAGCCTACTATCTTTCTCCAATCAGACTGTAACCATTGTCGGTTACGCCATGACGGGATTCGCCGTGATGAACTGGGGGGCGTCACAGACCTTCTGGGCAGCTACAAGCCTGTCCTGGGCCGTTCTGATCTTCATGATTGCCATGGGCTCGCTCACACGGAATGTAGAACAACCTCAGAAATCTGCTGTATCGCGGAATGTATTGAGGGAAGGTTGGAGTATACTTTGGAAGAATCCAACCTTACGACTGATTACGCTTATGGACATTGCCCAGGCTCTTGCGGGTTCCATCTGGATCGGAGCTGTTACGCTAGCCTTTGCAAAAGAAGCTCTGGGACGAGGAGAAGGTTGGTGGGGACTCATGAACTCGAGTTACGCTGCTGGAACCATGCTTGGAGGTATTCTGGCTCTTGCACTAGCCAAACGTATTCAGAAGCATCTAATCGCTAGTATGACCATGGGTTCTCTTCTCTTCAGCCTACTGACCGTCGTTTATGGTCTAAACAACCTGCCATGGCTCGCTCTGGTGTTATGCATACTCAAGGGTCCAGTTCATCAGATTCGTGATGTGGCTCAGCAGACAGCGCTTCAGAACAGTGTACCTGTCGAATCCCTAAACAAGGTATACGCCACTCATGGCGTCCTGATATCCACCGTTATGAGTGTATCCATAGTCATCTTTGGTCTAGTCGCCGATCAACTGGGCGTTCGATGGGTATACCTTATCGGCGGAGCCTTGTTTATTGTGTCTGCGATATGCTCATTATCGTTGAGCAGGGTTCACAGGAACCAGCCCATTGCTAAACATACGAAAAATATGTAAATCAAAAGAGACGAGCAACATTCTGCTCGTCCCTCACAATCTCAATCCAATCGATAATCTGTCAGCGGCCTGCCTTTTTTATAATACAAAGTAGGTGACAATATAT
This Paenibacillus xylanexedens DNA region includes the following protein-coding sequences:
- a CDS encoding sensor histidine kinase, translating into MSQHNQLSLQWEFIISKVKSSVTVVDATLPELPLMYVNEHFTQLTGYTYEESVGHNCRFLQGQDTDPETVMQIRDALKKQQSIKIDILNYTKSGQKFWNELNIDPIFNESGECLYFVGIQYDISERKYAEQQLKFATSMAEMNSRGQLEFIGKLNHELRTPLNGIMGMIELASMGETTDEQTEYLELARQSGEALLNIINNSLDMAKLGRGKMDVENIEFQPLKLIQQIVKTHEPAAQNKQIRLLCHADLNVPDVLIGDPLRLRQVLDNLLSNAIKFTEQGEVQLQVDVRQQLMDTVVLVFSVRDTGIGIPQHQIEQLFDAFTQTDISHARRFGGSGLGLTICKELLELMNGQISVESTEGKGTQFEVTLPLLRQQAIPNVG
- a CDS encoding MFS transporter, with protein sequence MNIAFYPYWAAKTLLSLINVIYIMVITTFIYGLTGSVLSAAMFPLIQIIARIIAGLTLPLLVNRFPFSRLLISISIAKTLIMTCIAISLNHLISQLPLLLLGVIVLSFLDGWETPLLKTLTPRLVQGEDLIKANSLLSFSNQTVTIVGYAMTGFAVMNWGASQTFWAATSLSWAVLIFMIAMGSLTRNVEQPQKSAVSRNVLREGWSILWKNPTLRLITLMDIAQALAGSIWIGAVTLAFAKEALGRGEGWWGLMNSSYAAGTMLGGILALALAKRIQKHLIASMTMGSLLFSLLTVVYGLNNLPWLALVLCILKGPVHQIRDVAQQTALQNSVPVESLNKVYATHGVLISTVMSVSIVIFGLVADQLGVRWVYLIGGALFIVSAICSLSLSRVHRNQPIAKHTKNM
- a CDS encoding NucA/NucB deoxyribonuclease domain-containing protein, with amino-acid sequence MSKRRTRRKRKGKQGFKKQVLTLVAMLLVALYAWAGGEWPEEIPNPFGGTNKSVDHTITFPSERYPETAKHIKAAIKAGHSDVCTINRNGAEGNRDLSLKGVPVKKGKDRDEWPMAMCAEGGTGADIQYITPKDNRGAGSWVGNQLSTYPDGTRVKFVVK